Within the Raphanus sativus cultivar WK10039 unplaced genomic scaffold, ASM80110v3 Scaffold4383, whole genome shotgun sequence genome, the region GGTGACTAGGCGTCTTATAGAGGATTATTGTTTTAGGCCAGCGCCTAGACCGATATTTAGAACACTGTTTCCTGTCTGTTTTGTTTTTCAGGTGAGGACTATATTGGATATTGGATGTGGTTACGGTAGCTTTGGAGCACATCTACTCTCAAAACAGCTCTTAACAATGTGCATAGCAAACTACGAAGCCTCTGGCAGCCAAGTTCAGCTAACACTAGAGAGGGGTCTACCTGCTATGATCGCTTCTTTTGTATCAAAGCAGTTGCCGTATCCTTCTCTTTCCTTTGATATGTTGCATTGCTCAAGCTGTGGCATTGACTGGGACcacaaaggtaaaaaaaaaacactattgTTTCATTTACTTACAcgagggaggaggaggaggagctggCCTTAATTGTAAAGTTTATTAATCCAACTGTTGCAGAGGGGCTTCTCCTTGTGGAAATCGATAGAGTTCTGAAGCCAGGAGGTTACTTTGTCTGGACATCTCCTCTCACTAACGCTCGTAGCAAAGATGATCTTAAGAGATGGAACTTCGTTCGTGGTTTTGCTGAAAGCATCTGTTGGACTCTTTTGTCTCAGCAAGACAAGACTGTTGTCTGGAAGAAGACAACCAAAACCAAATGTTACAGTTCCAGGAAGCCTGGGGTGGGCCCTTCTGTGTGTAGCAAAGGGCACGAAGCTGAGTCTCCTTATTACAAACCGCTTCAGATGTGTCTTGGTGGAACAAGGAGCAAGAGGTGGATCCCCATTGAAAGCAGAACAAGATGGCCTAGCCGGTCTAACATGAACAGGACTGAGCTTTCACTATATGGTCTACACCAGGAGGAGGTTGGAGAAGATGCAGAGAACTGGAAAGTAACAGTGAGAGAGTACTGGTCTCTCTTGTCTCCTCTGATATTCTCTGATCATCCCAAGAGACCAGGCGATGAAGATCCATCACCTCCTTACAACATGGTCAGAAACGTTTTGGACATGAATGCTCAGTTCGGTGGTCTCAACTCCGCCTTGCTGGAAGCGAAGAAAACAGTCTGGGTCATGAATGTTGTCCCTACGGCTGCTGGACCTAACCACCTCCCTATGATCCTTGACCGTGGCTTCGTCGGTGTTTTACACGACTGGTGAGAGTCATAACAACTATTCTTTGTCTTCTCATAGTTTCtctcaacttgtctttgtaCAAACTTTCAGGTGTGAGGCGTTCCCTAGTTATCCAAGAACATATGACCTTGTCCACGCAGACAATCTTTTGTCTCTCCAGACAAGTCAGCACCGGAGCTCATGCTCGCTTCTGAACATATTCACAGAGATTGATAGATTACTTCGTCCAGAGGTAACTTCACTCTGTACTAATCACTTGTTCTTTGGCGCTATGTTCACTAAAAAGAACTTTTTGGTGCAGGGATGGGTGATAATACGTGACACGGCACAGCTGGTGGAAACTGCTAGAGCTTTGACAACGCAGTTGAAGTGGGAAGCTAGAGTCATAGAGGTTGAAAGCAGCAGTGAACATAGACTACTCATCTGCCAAAAACCTTTCACCAAGAGACTATCAAtctaaaaaaacaagaacaaggGACAGACATAATTAGTAGACAACAGGTTTTctccactttttttttcttaatcactTTTGTTTAAGAGCCTCCACTGAACTTGTGTTGACTATacggggaagaagaagaagaagaaaggagaaaGAAGCCAGGGGACGTAAGACCACCGGTGAAAAGGTTTCATGAGTTCCCCATTTTACAGaatcttagatttttttattatatacagtgaaaataaatatgatcCAAACATTTGTAAAGAtgttttaagaaataaaatgtatttcattttCAATACCAAATGTTTCATACAAATTATTGGAACCATTCTGTTTAAAAGAAAGGGCTTATGTTGAAGTTTTCTTCAGCTGATGTTGGCTTCTACTTTTAGAGCCACGTCCCTTTCCTTTATGTTTATCATCTCCGTTGTGTCCTCTGTGATGGACGCTAGAGGAAGGTGACCCCACAGCTCTCTTGGTGGATGTTCTCTTGCGTCTGTGGTGAAGagagtctcctccaccaccaaaAGCAGCTTTCGCGACGCTGTCTTTGAGCACTTCCCTGGCTCTCTGCGGCTTGATGAGCTGCTTGTTGAGATAAACTAGCTTAGGGAGCAGGCTGGAGACGGTCTTGCGCAGCTGGTCCTCGCCTACGTTGCTCTGAATCGGGTTTCCAAGGATGTTCAGAGCGACGAGAGAGTTGTAGTTGGCAACTAGCTGGCCTATAGCTTTGGTTGTTGCGATCTTGTTGAAGCTAAGATCAAGAACGATGAGTTTGAGCAGTCTGTGTAAGCCTTCTACGTTACTGATCTTGTTCCCAGCTAGGTATAGTTCTTTGATCAGTGTACAGTTTGATAAACCTGAATTAACCAGCTCCAGATTAAGACAGGAATCAAACAAGCAACTGAGTAGTTTGATGCAATATCCAAGAAATTAGTAGGCTGATTATAACCTATGCGTTAAAAGagctattttttgttttttatatattttaagttgttttttgctcttaattagaaaattatttGATCAGATATTTAAAAACTTGATATACATAAACAAAATTGGAGAGAAAAAAGAATCACTTATTTATTGAAGTTATTATTGATGGTGaagataatttaattaaattagttataatCTATTCAAGTTACTTGATTTAACCGCTTTGCACTATTTAGACCGTTTTGAAACGATTTAAACTGATTTagatcaatttaaaaaaattaaatcgatttataataatttaaactgatttaatcaataattagatttaatcaatttaaatgattttaagaaaattgtttcgGTTTTAGTAGTTCATAGAGTCAACTTTTCCATACCCCTATTTCTCTACACACAATCTCTTATGGGC harbors:
- the LOC130507360 gene encoding probable pectin methyltransferase QUA2 (The sequence of the model RefSeq protein was modified relative to this genomic sequence to represent the inferred CDS: added 747 bases not found in genome assembly) codes for the protein MSMPLLQRGTSGGGGARVSDNLRDSQMKDKTTTTNVRFPFAFLFTNDKADDPYTPRNKQKFMLLFLKTTLALVVLLALAGSFWWTVSIISTTSSSSSTGHVYHRNSYRRLQEQLVSDLLDIGDIFVGPTRWKELEYCGVESESYVPCFNVSESYDRFCGSRQGCLVSPPVDYKVPLRWPTGKDVIWFRNVKITADEVLTSGSINKRMMMLDDDQVSFRSASPMFDEIEDYSHQIAQMIGIKNDNFIEAGVRTILDIGCGYGSFGAHLLSKQLLTMCIANYEASGSQVQLTLERGLPAMIASFVSKQLPYPSLSFDMLHCSSCGIDWDHKEGLLLVEIDRVLKPGGYFVWTSPLTNARSKDDLKRWNFVRGFAESICWTLLSQQDKTVVWKKTTKTKCYSSRKPGVGPSVCSKGHEAESPYYKPLQMCLGGTRSKRWIPIESRTRWPSRSNMNRTELSLYGLHQEEVGEDAENWKVTVREYWSLLSPLIFSDHPKRPGDEDPSPPYNMVRNVLDMNAQFGGLNSALLEAKKTVWVMNVVPTAAGPNHLPMILDRGFVGVLHDWCEAFPSYPRTYDLVHADNLLSLQTSQHRSSCSLLNIFTEIDRLLRPEGWVIIRDTAQLVETARALTTQLKWEARVIEVESSSEHRLLICQKPFTKRLSI